A single genomic interval of Candidatus Methylomirabilota bacterium harbors:
- a CDS encoding ubiquitin-like protein Pup produces the protein MSEQERKVKRPKEPPKGEEVQGKATVTEKGKKIKEDLDNLMDEIDEILEENAEEFVRNYVQRGGE, from the coding sequence ATGAGCGAGCAGGAGCGCAAGGTCAAGCGCCCTAAGGAACCGCCAAAGGGTGAGGAGGTCCAGGGCAAAGCGACGGTCACCGAGAAGGGGAAAAAGATCAAGGAGGATCTGGACAATCTGATGGATGAGATTGACGAGATCCTGGAAGAAAACGCCGAGGAGTTCGTTCGAAACTATGTGCAGCGAGGAGGCGAATAA
- the prcA gene encoding proteasome subunit alpha — MPMPFYVSPEQMMQDKAEYARKGITKGKSIIALAGKQGILLVAENPSSSLNKISEVYDRIAFAGAGKYSEFENLRKAGIRYADLKGYAYGREDVTAKSLANVYSQTIGNIFSQEIKPLEVEILVVEVGETTAQDELYQISFDGAIGDERGHAAIGGQADELKQYLKDKYDEGVTLEVSLTLAVSALEASANQKVRAQNLEVAILDRHHPGRKFRRFTAAELADLAEGLES, encoded by the coding sequence ATGCCGATGCCTTTCTATGTTTCCCCCGAACAGATGATGCAGGACAAGGCGGAGTATGCCCGAAAGGGCATCACCAAGGGAAAGTCCATCATCGCCCTGGCGGGAAAGCAAGGAATCCTTCTGGTGGCTGAGAACCCAAGCTCGTCGCTCAATAAGATCTCGGAAGTCTACGACCGGATTGCCTTCGCAGGTGCCGGGAAATATAGTGAGTTTGAGAATCTGCGGAAGGCCGGCATCCGCTATGCTGATCTCAAAGGGTACGCTTACGGCAGAGAGGATGTGACTGCCAAGTCTCTCGCCAACGTATACTCTCAGACCATCGGGAATATTTTCAGTCAGGAGATCAAGCCGCTTGAGGTGGAGATCCTTGTTGTGGAAGTGGGGGAGACGACGGCGCAGGACGAATTGTACCAGATTTCCTTCGATGGGGCTATCGGAGACGAGCGGGGTCACGCGGCCATCGGCGGGCAGGCGGATGAGTTGAAGCAGTACCTGAAAGACAAGTACGACGAGGGGGTCACCCTGGAGGTTTCTCTGACACTGGCGGTGAGCGCCTTAGAGGCCTCGGCGAATCAGAAGGTCAGGGCCCAGAACCTCGAGGTGGCAATCTTGGATCGGCACCATCCGGGCAGGAAGTTTCGCCGGTTCACGGCGGCGGAGCTGGCAGACCTGGCCGAGGGCCTTGAATCGTAG
- a CDS encoding proteasome accessory factor PafA2 family protein: WQLHRHLDWVIKMELIRSYMERRKVGFEDQRISMLDLQFHDIRREKGLFYVLERQGLVERILTDAEIAEAVEFPPLDTRAYFRGMCLRKYRDQVYGASWSSVLFDSGDLAVKKIPMAEPTRGTRKLVQEILDRSDTVSELLDNLTG; encoded by the coding sequence CGTGGCAGCTCCATCGGCATCTGGATTGGGTGATCAAGATGGAGCTGATCCGGTCGTACATGGAGCGGCGGAAGGTGGGATTCGAGGACCAGCGGATCTCGATGCTGGATCTGCAGTTCCACGATATCCGGCGGGAGAAAGGGCTGTTCTACGTCCTAGAGCGGCAAGGGTTGGTGGAGCGGATTCTTACCGACGCGGAGATCGCGGAAGCAGTCGAATTTCCTCCACTGGACACCCGGGCCTATTTCCGGGGCATGTGTCTTCGGAAGTATCGGGATCAGGTCTACGGGGCCAGTTGGAGTTCCGTCTTGTTTGACAGCGGCGACCTCGCCGTGAAGAAAATTCCCATGGCCGAGCCGACGCGAGGGACCCGGAAGTTGGTCCAGGAGATCCTGGACCGATCCGACACCGTGAGCGAGCTTTTGGACAACCTCACGGGATGA
- the prcB gene encoding proteasome subunit beta: MFLDLSYTGSSFCDLLTERFPFLLTKWEGLQFSPDEITPLPTGTTVLALKYEGGVIVVGDRQATEGTMISARRIEKVFKADEHSAIAIAGVAGPCLEMARLFQTELQHYEKLEGVELSTEGKANKLGQMVKMNFPMALQGLVVIPIFVAYDFKRAEGKIYKYDVTGGRYEEAEYYATGSGGGHARATMKKGYRSEMDEEAAIHTTLEALYDAAEEDIGTAGPDFVRGIFPTIKTVTDRGILDVEEARVRAVCEGMVETRRRNH; the protein is encoded by the coding sequence GTGTTTTTAGACCTCTCATATACCGGTTCCAGCTTTTGCGATCTCCTGACAGAGCGTTTTCCGTTCCTGTTAACCAAGTGGGAGGGTCTTCAGTTTTCTCCGGATGAGATCACTCCTCTGCCCACGGGGACGACGGTATTGGCCTTGAAGTACGAAGGGGGGGTGATCGTCGTCGGGGATCGACAGGCCACCGAGGGGACCATGATATCGGCCCGACGGATTGAGAAGGTATTCAAAGCTGACGAGCATTCAGCCATTGCCATAGCCGGCGTGGCGGGGCCTTGCCTTGAGATGGCTCGCCTCTTCCAGACGGAACTGCAGCACTATGAGAAGCTGGAGGGGGTCGAACTGAGCACCGAGGGGAAAGCGAATAAGCTCGGCCAGATGGTGAAAATGAACTTCCCGATGGCCCTCCAAGGACTCGTGGTTATTCCGATCTTTGTCGCCTACGACTTCAAGCGGGCGGAAGGAAAAATCTATAAGTACGATGTGACCGGTGGGAGGTACGAGGAGGCTGAATACTACGCCACCGGTTCTGGAGGGGGACACGCTCGGGCCACCATGAAGAAGGGGTACCGATCGGAGATGGACGAGGAGGCGGCGATTCACACCACCCTTGAGGCCCTCTATGACGCCGCCGAAGAGGACATTGGAACGGCAGGACCTGATTTTGTCCGTGGGATCTTCCCTACCATTAAGACCGTGACCGACCGGGGGATCCTAGACGTGGAGGAAGCGCGGGTTCGGGCGGTGTGCGAGGGCATGGTCGAGACCCGGCGGAGGAACCACTAA